One segment of Verrucomicrobiia bacterium DNA contains the following:
- a CDS encoding FxLYD domain-containing protein has translation MGEIVHAKCACKECGNHIEFPAYAARTTVPCPHCGQWTELIPPEAEPEPKRVDFTMITLIACAVLVIIGAIWWHHRPKPVVDENAPPQVTRITPVPIPAKSPPAVTAPIVPPVNVVTQAVVQAPVKPTRPKSPDDLKAGAVELQKTPGSSLIYAIGAVKNDSDYQRFGVKIELELLNKKGEKIGDTQDYKDIIEPRQEWQFHALVPDKRTASAKITSLKEQE, from the coding sequence ATGGGAGAAATCGTCCATGCCAAGTGCGCCTGTAAAGAATGCGGGAACCACATCGAATTCCCCGCCTACGCCGCGCGCACGACCGTCCCCTGCCCTCACTGCGGCCAATGGACCGAATTGATTCCGCCCGAAGCCGAGCCCGAACCCAAACGCGTGGACTTCACAATGATCACTTTGATCGCCTGCGCCGTCCTCGTCATCATCGGCGCAATCTGGTGGCATCATCGCCCCAAACCGGTTGTGGACGAAAATGCTCCGCCCCAAGTCACCCGCATTACACCCGTCCCGATACCCGCAAAATCGCCACCCGCCGTGACCGCGCCCATCGTCCCACCCGTCAACGTCGTCACCCAGGCCGTCGTGCAAGCCCCCGTCAAACCCACCCGCCCAAAATCTCCCGACGATTTAAAAGCCGGCGCGGTCGAACTGCAAAAAACTCCCGGCAGCTCCCTCATCTATGCCATCGGCGCGGTGAAGAACGATTCCGATTACCAGCGTTTCGGTGTCAAAATCGAACTCGAACTCCTCAATAAAAAAGGCGAAAAAATCGGCGACACCCAGGATTACAAAGATATCATCGAACCCCGGCAGGAATGGCAATTTCACGCCCTCGTCCCCGACAAACGCACTGCCTCCGCAAAAATCACTTCCCTCAAAGAGCAGGAATAA